GTCAAACACAGAGGATGATGTGGGTGTCCTTATCACTCTACGCCCTATTCCCTCCGGACAGGCTCTCTCAATGAACCTGGTGCCAGCAACCCCCAGGGATTCCTCTCTCACAGCACTTGAATTGCATCCACTGTAAAATGTATTACTAGGAGCTCATCCTCGAACCAAGGCCCCTCAGTGAGCCTGGTTAAATAACCTGGTGCCTGGCAGTTACCAGTATTTGGAGACCAGGATATTTGGAGAAGGCTGAGCTAAGGCTAACAAGAAAGTAGCAGCACCGATAGTTTGAAGGTGGATGATTGGACAAACCCAACCTTGATATCATATGTCACTCACAGGTGAAGACTCAGCCAGCCCCATCAGGACCACGCATACAGGACAGGTTCAGGGCAGTCTTGTCCACTTGAATGACACCGGAGTGGGTGTCCACACTTTCCTGGGAATTCCTTTTGCCAAGCCTCCTCTAGGCCAGCTGAGGTTTGCACCCCCTCAACCTCCTGAACCATGGAGTGGCGTGAGGAGTGGGACCACCTACCCACCCAGGTAAGTTCTCCTGAGACCCAGGGAACTCAGGCCCTGGAATGGGCAGGATCTCAGAGTTCTGAGCCGGGCTGCAGTGCTTTCTCCATCTCCACCCCTCAGCTGCATTCTCCCTGTAATGGGGATATTCTGCCGGTGCCAGAGAGAGGCCAAGGCAACAATGGTTTCTTCGAAAAAATCACCTTCCACTATCACTGTACCAGCCTATAAATGTCTAAGTACCACTGGCCAAGAAACAGGTACATGTCTTCCAAATGGAGATTCTGGAGAAAAAGACAGTTCTTTGAGAGTCTGAACTTGAAAGGAAGGATGTCCCACCACCCTGTATATTAATGCAGTGGCTATCTGGGTACAGAGCTCAATACCAGGCCTCAGTACAAAAAGAAGTGGTATCATTACACATACTAATAGTTTTCACAGATGGAAACATTGATCTGTGAAACGTCCCATTCAAAGGAGAAGCAGGATCCAAGGCCCCTCCCATCTGGCAGCCTCAGGGGAAATTTGAGATCCATACCAGTTTTCCCAGAGCCTGTGACCTTTATCTTGATGGGAAGAGATTTCAGGGAGGGATCTCGTGTTATCAAGACATCACAGGGCAGAGAGAGGTCGTGCCTTCTTGATCAACTCAAATCTCACACTACCTACCAGAGGCCTGAGAGCTAAATACTGACGGCTGGGAGCAAATATATATTCAGGGTCTGTTTTTAACTTCTGTATTTCATCTCTTGGAATACCTGTCTGTCACTGTCCCTAGGTGTCTACAAAATTCTGAAACTGTGAGTTCAGAGAGTCTGGAGATGATGAAACTGAGCGTGCCTCCCATCTCCACTTCTGAGGACTGCCTGTATCTCAACATCTACACACCAGCCCATGCCCACGAGGGCTCTAACCTGCCTGTGAGTGTCAGGCCGCAGCCTGCTTTGGCGTGGATGGGAGTGCGTTTCTTCAAGATGGCTAGATTGGGAAACTCAATCTGAGCCCTGATGAGCTCTCCCTATCATATCCAGGAAGACTTTCTCTGCCTTGGTGCAAACTAAACCTGGTTATGGGACACAGAGATCTAAAGACTCTGAGAAGTTAGAAGTTGTGTCTCTTTGATCAACTAAAATCTCACACTACCTACCAAAGGCCCGAGAGCTAAACACTGAGGTCATGCCAATTTATGATCATGGACTACCCATTTGTGCCAATGTGGATGtgggtctggtttggtttggtttgacttggttttgtttggtttggtttgattcggtttggttttgtttggtttgatttgattttttgaaagtatctcattttgtagccctggatagcctggaacttactatgtaaaccaggttggccttgaattcagagatctttgACATCTAATTCCAGAGTTTTgatatagataatatattttatatttttatttatatgtttatataatatataaattttaaaatacattatatatttgaccatttattttaaaactttaaaatatttttaaatttatatataaaatatatattgcacaatacatataaatatatatttatattatttgtatattattatattaaataaatatatatttcattaaaaatagattctctcTCATACAACACATCCCGACCACAGTTCcacctccctccattcctcccagctccctccagccccctttcccccagatccactctctacctccattttctcttcagaaaagagcaggcttcccagggatatcaacctaATACTGCATAACAacatgcaataagactaggcacaaacgcCCATATCAAAGCTGGACAAGACAATCCAGTAGAAGTAAAAGActcccaaaggcaggcaaaagagtcagagatacgcCCACACACACTGTTAAGGTGTACCACAAAACCCCCATGCTAATAACTATAACATatgcacagaggacctggtgcagacccatataggccctgtgcttgctgcttaagtctctgtgagcctatgtgagccctgcttagttccTTTGGTGGGCTATGTTCTGCTGGTGtcccccatcccctctgactcctataatttttcccctccttcttccgCTGGGTTCCCAGATCTCCAAGAGGAGGGATCTGTTGGaaacctccaatttagactctctgcatagtgtctggctgtgggtctctgcactcactcccatctgctgccagaggCAGACTCTCTTATGACAACTGGACAAGGCACTGATCCATAATTATAGCAGAAGATCAATAGACATCActtcattgatttatttatttatttattatttttatttttattgctagtCATGTTTGGTTCTCTGGACTATCCAGTCTCTGGTTCCTGACCATCTATCTATAGGGCATGAGTTTCTGCTCCTAGTGTGGGCCTCAAGTTAAACAtggtcactcccacaagttctgagcTACCATTGTCCGGGCACATCTTGAGGGCAGAACAGATTATAGGGTAAGGTTTTtctgggtgggttggtgtccaggtttctctttcCATATCTTACAGAGTACCTACTCAAATCAAAGATACTagaacatatgtatgtgtatgtgtacgtgtacgtgtacgtgtacgtgtacgtgtatgtatatgGAGTGAAGGCTCCATGCAGGCACTAGCTCACCCTCTCTGCATCTGAGGAACTGAGAGGATATTGTCTTGGCAATGGTATCCTGCTGTTAGTTTTCAGAGAGCAACTTTCTGTCCTAGCATCAGCATGGGTTGCTTAGGGATCTCTACTGGATCTCCTCAGCCAACAACTCAACCAAATACAACCCAGTCCCACCATCGGAAGCTTTGCCTGACTACAAAAGATGTCAGACTCTGTGTCCTCCATTGCTAGGAGTCCTCACTAGGGTCAGTCACCCTCATTGATTCCAGGAAATtcccactgcactaggtttccacaccaCCACCCCCAATGCTCCCCAATTCCAGCTTTCTCCCCATATTCCCCACCTGACCCTTACCACTCCTATCCCCACCCATTCTCCAGCCCACCCCCAAAAtccattctatttccctttcccaggGAGGTCCATGCATCTTCTGTTtgcctaacctctctgggtctttGGATTATAGCTTGACTTTAATTTACTTAACAGACAATATTCTCTTACAAGTGAATACatgccatatttgtctttctgggtctggattacctcactcagaagaatttttttctagttgcatccattctCATGCAAAATTCTTGgtggtgatagtgtgtgtgtgtgtgtgtgtgtgtgtgtgtgtgtgtgtttcccttcctTTGGTTTTGCTGGTATAAGATTATGTCCTGTGTTTTCATGGATGCAGTTAACATCCTCAGGTTGGAATTTTCCTTTTGTTgccttttgtagggctggatttgtaaatagatattgtttaaatttgactttacaatggaatatcttgctttctttatctgtggtgactgaaagttttgctgggtatagtagtctgggctggcatctgtggtctcttagagtctagTGAACATCTGTCCAGACCCTTCTGGTTTttagagtctccactgagaagtcaggtgtaatgcctttatatgttatttgacctcttttcctgctgcttttaatatcttttctttattctatatgcttagttttgattattatgtggcaagcaGACTTCTTTTTGGCtcaatctatttgatgttctgtatgcTACTTATACCTTTATAAGTATCTCCttctttaaattagaaaaaattttttttctgattttgttgaaaatactttctggGTCTTTGAACTGAGAGTCTGGCCTTCTATTTCTACcgttcttaggtttggtcttttcatagtgtcccagattttatGGATGTTTTATGTCCatgtaacttttttaaaatttaacatttccTTTGACTGTTTATCCATTTCTTTCCCTGTGCCTTTAATGCCTGAGACTCTCTCCCCCGTCTCTTATATGCTGTTGTTGAAGCACGCCTCTACGGTTCCTGTTTGCGTTCCAACACTTtgcatctccaggattccctcagtctgtgttttctttattgtttctatttccatttccaggtcttgaacagttttatttcttttcttcaactGTTTGCTTCTTCTTGGCcttctttaaggtttatttatttcctccaaTCGTTTGTTCCTGTTTTcctagatttctttaagggatttatacatttcctctttaaggacctctatcttCTTCATAAAGTTGGTTTCAAGGTCTTCTTTCACGTGTTTCAGTTTTGTTAGAATATTCAGGACCTGTAGTGGTAgaatagctgggctctggtggagaCATAGTGCCCTGCCTGTCATTGTGTTCTTATActggtgtctaggcatctggTTTGGGGGTGATTATAGGTCTAGGTACtgatttctgaatttgtttttgtttggtggtCTTTGTTTTCCTTGGTTTCTGCCCCTGTCCCTGGATTTTCAGAGactgtgtggctgtgtgcatTTACTGGCATGCTCAGCTGGTGTTAGAGGCTTGGGGAAGGGGAGGCCAGGGGGAGATTGTCTGTTGCAGTGCTAGGGGTGACTCTGAGAATTGGGTCTAGGGTAACAAAGAGAGTGAAAATCTACAGGCAATCTACTTGGTCATCTGGTAGGCTTTGCTGGTGGTTGCCCCTGAGTTGGCAGTTGGGTCCCAAGGATGAGGAGTCGAGGGAAGGTCATGAGGAATAGTCTGAAGGATCCACAGGAGATGAAGACAGGGGATGAGAAACTGCAGCTAGTGTTCTGTTACAGCTCTAGAAGCAACCCTGAGAATTGGATCTGGGGCAGAGAAGTGGAGAAGGTCCCAGGGTTCTGCtattaaaggcatacatcacATAATATAGCCAACCATGTGCCAGTGAGTTTTGTATTAATAAAGAGACACTGattattttatctcatttcaGAGGAATCTGAGAGCAGCGGTGTCTCTGCTCCAGATTTAGAGCCATTAATGCAGGCTTAGGctctgagagaggcagagagactaaCAAGTATCCCGATGGAGCCAGGGCTCTGTATGTGGCCCCGGTGAAGACATCCTGAGGGagattttgtctgtgtgtctagGAACACTGAGACAAAGTATTAGGTAAAACTTGAGCTCCAGGTGGAGCTTGAGCTGGGTGGGAACCTCCTAGCTTCTGACTTGATCTCCACAGGTGATGGTATGGATCCATGGTGGTGCACTGGTTATGGGCATGGCTTCCATTCATGATGCATCCATGCTGGCAGCCATTGAAGATGTGGTGGTGGTCACTATCCAGTACCGCCTGGGTATCCTGGGCTTCTTCAGGTGAGCCTGGGGCTGGCCTGTGCTGTACAGTAGTGGACAAACAGAAATAAGAAAGCCCtgtgattctttttttccctgccACTTCTCAGCTCTGGAGATGAGCACGCCAGAGGCAACTGGGGATATCTGGACCAAGTGGCCTCCCTACGCTGGGTTCAGCAGAACATCGCCCACTTTGGAGGCAACCCTGACCATGTCACCATTTTTGGCCAGTCTGCAGGTGGCACAAGTGTGTCTTCACATGTTGTGTCCCCCATGTCCCAGGGCCTCTTCCACGGTGCCATCATGGAGAGTGGGGTGGCCCTGCTGCCTGACCTTATCTCCAACACCTCTAAggtggtctacacagtgagtcacCTCAGCCATCCTATCAATGACCCTACAGCTTCAGCCCTCACCTTCTGATACTCTGGAAGTCTGCTCAGTGGGGGAAAACAAGGAGCATAGGAAGTAGCTTCTTTCCAGTACTTTCTGGAAGACTCGAGGGTTAGAATCCACTTCTTTCTGATTTATACAAGCTGAGTGTAATAAGCATATATAAGCACCCTGTGGCTTTCATTATCCATCAAAAACAAACATGCATGAGCTGAAGATACGGCTCAGTAGATAAAAACGCTTGCCTTGTTTATAAGGACCTGagctcaaatcccacccccaaaaaaacacacaaagctGAATGTGGTAACAAGTTTGTAATCCTAGTCTTCCAATGGTAAGATAAGAGAAAGAGGCCAGAAAAATCCACAAGCAAGATAGACTTGTGTACACAGGTCCTATAAAGGACCTTTTATCAAACAAGATGGAAGATAAGAACTAGCAACCAAAAGGCATCCTCTGACCTTTGCACATACACCACGGTACAGGCACTCCCAAaatcacacatgaacatacacatagcttatttttaaatatgcttaaGTAGAATGACCCCTCTGGCTGTCACATCTGAggaacaagaaaattgaaatttcaTACTTTCTCTAATCTACACAGCACAAAGATACATGGGCACAGTGGTAGCCAATTGGGATTAGGAAAACTCTTCTCCTTGCCTACTAAAATGAACCAACTCCTGCCTGGTCCCTTTGCAGACGGTGGCCATATTATCTGGTTGTGAGACCATGGACTCAGAGACCCTGGTGCGCTGTCTGAGAAGCAAGAGTGAAGAGGAGATTCTGGCTATTAATGAGGTTGAGAGAATTGTGTCTTGGAGGACCTGGTCTATATGATATGGGAGTTGGTCCCTACTACTCTAAACACATTACCTCTGTTTGATATCCTTTCAATCCTGTGTGTATGATAAACACCAGGATATCCTAATGTTGAGAGGTTAATATTTAGAATGGCATGCCCAATCTGTCTTGTTCTTATGGGGCCGCCATGTTCCCAACAAGACCTGAGGCCAAGAGCTCTCGTCACTGTTTTTAGACCAGCCAGAtgcaccagccctggcacccatgagactccagtgtgggagatggctctgccatctGAACCCCAGATAATACCTGCCATCCatgcagtacccggtagaaataagactctaaagcttaattattatccaaaggctttatacatttggaaatgttcaattaacacgatgcccacacaatttgagttgttacccaatacataaccttagataaaatttgttacccaggactgttcttgatACATGCATGGTTCTCCATAG
Above is a window of Arvicanthis niloticus isolate mArvNil1 chromosome 18, mArvNil1.pat.X, whole genome shotgun sequence DNA encoding:
- the LOC117722905 gene encoding pyrethroid hydrolase Ces2e-like isoform X1 yields the protein MPLDALRGWLTAVACGLLFLLHVHGEDSASPIRTTHTGQVQGSLVHLNDTGVGVHTFLGIPFAKPPLGQLRFAPPQPPEPWSGVRSGTTYPPRCLQNSETVSSESLEMMKLSVPPISTSEDCLYLNIYTPAHAHEGSNLPVMVWIHGGALVMGMASIHDASMLAAIEDVVVVTIQYRLGILGFFSSGDEHARGNWGYLDQVASLRWVQQNIAHFGGNPDHVTIFGQSAGGTSVSSHVVSPMSQGLFHGAIMESGVALLPDLISNTSKVVYTTVAILSGCETMDSETLVRCLRSKSEEEILAINEVFKIIPAVVDGEFLPKHPQELLASADFHPVPSIIGVNNDEYGWLLPMILGSDQTINKITRETLQAVLKNTTTQMMLPPECGDLLMEEYMGDTEDPETLQAQFREMMGDFMFIIPALQVAHFQSSHAPVYFYEFRHEANYLKDVRPPHVKADHGDEVPFVFGNSFWGMKLDLTGEEKLLSRRMMKYWANFARHGNPNSKGLPHWPMFDHNEQYLKLDTQPAVGRALKSRRLQFWTKILPQKIQELKGSQENHKEL